The following proteins are co-located in the Streptomyces sp. DT2A-34 genome:
- a CDS encoding alpha/beta hydrolase, translating to MSVLPRPTALLCALVAAATLLPTAATPARASASLPFGACPDSVPRPPAPDRVECGRLTVPLDWQHPSSGPRIEIAVSRVPASGTPAERRGILLVNPGGPGGSGLPYAVTKRAKLPAGVRRSYDVIGFDPRGVGRSAPVDCGAMGGLFAAPGADPVPTTPRAERTYLASQRHLADDCAAGAGKEVLPYLSTEQTAYDMDAIRAALGEPRTSFLGVSYGSYLGAAYAARFPYRVGRMVLDSVVGPWDWHDFDVIQSRAMLRARDTFFAWTAEHPERFGLGAGADAVRRSYLRARGGLAAHPVNGFGPAEFDRAVYRALGRTERWAGLADGLRGYLTDGSPDGLRPASAFDGPESRNYEAANRIVKCADGPGPTPREVVADIRRIRRLDPQPVLTGLEASACAYWHHRPDHRTPLGSPAAPPVLLVASAHDPVTPIEGARRLREVLPGSRLVTLDDDYSHGVFASRGNACVDGTVAAYLVDGTVPAADVRCSGPGLPVTATAAPSK from the coding sequence TTGTCCGTCCTGCCCCGCCCCACCGCCCTGCTGTGCGCCCTCGTGGCCGCGGCCACCCTGCTCCCCACGGCCGCCACGCCCGCCCGGGCGTCGGCCTCTCTCCCCTTCGGCGCCTGCCCGGACTCCGTACCGCGGCCGCCCGCACCGGACCGCGTGGAATGCGGGCGCCTGACCGTCCCGCTCGACTGGCAGCACCCGTCCTCCGGACCGCGCATCGAGATCGCCGTCTCCCGCGTCCCCGCCTCCGGCACCCCGGCCGAGCGGCGCGGCATCCTGCTGGTGAACCCGGGCGGGCCGGGCGGCTCCGGGCTCCCCTACGCGGTCACCAAGCGCGCCAAACTCCCCGCGGGCGTGCGGCGTTCGTACGACGTCATCGGCTTCGACCCGCGCGGCGTCGGCCGCAGCGCGCCGGTGGACTGCGGTGCGATGGGCGGCCTGTTCGCCGCTCCGGGAGCGGACCCGGTGCCGACGACCCCGCGCGCCGAGCGGACGTACCTCGCGTCACAACGGCACCTGGCCGACGACTGCGCGGCGGGCGCGGGCAAGGAGGTGCTGCCGTATCTGTCCACCGAGCAGACGGCGTACGACATGGACGCGATCCGCGCCGCGCTGGGCGAGCCACGGACCAGCTTCCTCGGTGTCTCGTACGGCAGTTACCTGGGCGCCGCCTACGCCGCGCGCTTTCCGTACCGGGTCGGCCGCATGGTCCTGGACAGCGTGGTCGGCCCGTGGGACTGGCACGACTTCGACGTGATCCAGAGCCGGGCGATGCTGCGCGCCCGTGACACCTTCTTCGCCTGGACCGCCGAGCACCCGGAGCGCTTCGGGCTGGGCGCCGGCGCGGATGCCGTACGGCGGTCGTATCTGCGCGCACGCGGCGGACTCGCCGCCCACCCGGTGAACGGCTTCGGCCCGGCGGAGTTCGACCGCGCCGTCTACCGCGCCCTCGGCCGCACCGAGCGCTGGGCGGGCCTGGCCGACGGGCTGCGCGGCTATCTGACCGACGGCAGCCCGGACGGCCTGCGCCCCGCGTCCGCCTTCGACGGCCCGGAATCGCGCAACTACGAGGCGGCCAACCGGATCGTGAAGTGCGCGGACGGCCCGGGACCGACGCCCCGCGAGGTCGTGGCGGACATACGGCGCATACGCCGGCTCGACCCGCAGCCGGTCCTGACCGGACTGGAGGCGTCGGCCTGCGCGTACTGGCACCACCGCCCGGACCACCGCACCCCCCTGGGCAGCCCGGCCGCTCCGCCCGTGCTGCTGGTCGCGTCCGCGCACGACCCGGTGACCCCGATCGAAGGCGCCCGCAGGCTGCGGGAGGTGCTGCCCGGCTCCCGCCTGGTCACCCTCGACGACGACTACTCGCACGGCGTGTTCGCCAGCCGGGGCAACGCGTGCGTGGACGGGACGGTCGCCGCCTATCTCGTCGACGGGACGGTACCCGCGGCCGATGTGCGCTGCTCAGGGCCGGGACTACCGGTCACGGCAACGGCTGCTCCGTCCAAATGA